DNA from Eucalyptus grandis isolate ANBG69807.140 chromosome 5, ASM1654582v1, whole genome shotgun sequence:
TCAATATTAAAAGAGAATgtgctcttattttctttttcaaacatATGTCTCACCATCCAGACCTATAATTATTGGTTTACCTTTGATAAGGACAAATACTTAGGGACTCCTCTACAGCTTCTCAATGAGTTTTTAAATTCTCCACAGGCTGCTTATATTGCTGTGATGAGGAAAACTACTGTGGCGAGCAGGAATTATTTCGAGTCCTTGTTGAGCATTTACAGAGAAGCAGATACagtgcaagaaaagaaagaattttgcGTAAGTTTTCAAGGCTAATGAATTGTCTTAGatgcaatttctttctttgtttttatatgttttttttgttcacacCGTATATGAATTTTAAGTGCTCGTGTGTGGAACTCATGCAGGTCATTTGGCAGCTTCTCCAGACCCAGAAATAGTGAGGGAGGTTCTGAACTTTTTAGTGTCAGATGAGGTATTGCATATTTGCCAGCTCTTGTACTGATCGTGACAGTAAAAGTTAAATGAAAGtcaacttcaatttttcttgaGATTTACTGAGGCTATCTGAGTATCTTTCTAGGTTCGAGATCAAGACATCATTTATGGATTTAGCGGAATAAGCTTAGAAGCACGGGAAGCAGCGTGGAAATGGCTGAAGGTACGGAGTTCTGTTTCTGACCTTAATGCTTTGAGCATACTGTTgaaaattttttatattcaatttgatggCCAGTTGATATTCTGTCAAATATGATGGATGAGAGCGAAATTAAGGAAGCAACTGTcaagtcctaaattttgttGCCAATCATATGTTCTGTAGAGCTAAGTAGGGCCAGGTTTGACAAAGCTTATGTGCCTCGGCCCAAAAGGATTTCATTAGTTGTAACTTGTCTGTAAGATCGACTATATGACAGCAGCCAAATCGGCGATCGTAATCTTGAGATAGTAGCGGAGCAACGCCAGGTTAATATTTTGATTCTCTGCATTATCAGGACAGTTGATGCATTTGCTAATGAATGCAGGATAATTGGGActtcattttgaacaaataCGGTACTGGTGTGCTGTTCACTGACTTTATAACCAACATTGTTGCTCCGGTAAGCAACTGAATCCATAGGACTGTTGTACTTCACAGAAAAATGCTCTCTACAAGTGCGTATAAGGTTGCAATCCCTTGATAATATTGTTCCGCTCGTCTGCATGCCAAATTGACCCACCTTTCAGAAAGAACAGTATGAATTTAATAATTTCCTGGAATTTTTTAGCTCGAGTGGACATTCCATTGGAGAAATGAGTAATAGCATGCTCTAGGAAGCTGCTCACTGCTGGATGATGTCGATCCAAGcaaacttttgagttcttacaaATTGTGTTGTCCGTGACTATATTTCAGTTTTCAAGCAACGAGAAGGCTGATGAAGTGGAAGCATTTTTCGCGAACCGGACAACTCCTGCATTTGCCATGAACTTGAAGCAAAGCATCGAACAAATCCGAATCAAAGCAAGGTGGGTTCAGAACATAAAGCAGGAAGAATCCCTTCCGGAGCTTGTCAAACAACTAGCAAGCAAGGGATGATCCATCCCAGATTACAGGACCCCAATGAGGTTCGAATTCATGAGAAACTATGAATAATATGAATAATCCGGGAAGGTCAAGCTGCTGGCCTGCCTGCACTTGCTTTTATAGTGCTGTAGCCCTCTTATCAGGACAAGGCTCCAAAAAAGGGTCCAACTTGTCTATTCAACCGTGCTGCTCCGATGACGATGCTCGAAAAGGGTCAGAAACATTTGTATGTAGCGACGAGTGCAGATATGCATGTACATTTCGctttgtaattattaattatgacGGAAAATGTATATTGACACACACCTATTTCAAATTCCGTTTATCACCACCATGATCAAGACACTAATGATAGGAATCGGAATTGGGGTCACTGcctcatttcttgaaaatgCAATATTAACCGAGGAGAGGAGAACATATTCACTTATTTTCCTGGTTGGTGTATGGACCTCGGCGATCGGGAAATGAACTCGCTGAAGATATATTTTCCTTCTCCCCTTCTTCCTTCTTACATACATTACTTCATGCAGCACCTCCTGCATCACTTTATCAGCCTTGCTAAGCCAAAATGGAGCCGcatgtttgaaattttcaataacAGCACCACCCTCGTCAATAAAGCAAAAACTTAACAATGCTAATGAGTAATGGTACTCTTTAATCCTCAGTTTAGAACCGCGTGGCTAAAGTTCAGAAATTTTTCTTGCATATGTACGACTGTGAATATACCACACTTGAGAATTAATATTGGTGAGGTTGGATTCTCTCAACCACGAGCACAAAGAATAATGATCTTGAGCTCATCCTCATGAGAGAGAAATTTAAATTGCTTCCAGATGCGAGAACTATTTAATTATATAGAGTACATTCTTTACAACGCACATGCTTCTGATTCTTCCCAATTCTCCCACCCCCAAAAGAAAGGCCCTACATATTGCAGAACTCCTACTATGCACAATTATACAGAGAGATGGGACCTGTGACCCTCTCCATGTTGCTCAGACTTCTGCCATAGTAAACCCAAGATGCAGCCCATTATGAACAATGACATCCAAACTGGAGAACAACAAGGTGATGTAAAGTCTTGAACTCTGGGGCTACAACAATATTACAGCAAGAGCAATTGTCACAGCAACCGTACATATCAGTGCCTGCAAAAAATAACTAAGATAAGGAGAGGAAAagcagcaaaaggaaaaaattcaacttGCGGATGGAGGCTAGCCCTTCAACTTTATGtaaatttctttccaaaaagtgTTGTTGCAAGGAAAAGGATTGAGACATAATATACCTAATGCTATGATTACgaaagaatgaaaaatcatGGGTTGAGCAGCATTGATCCTAACATATATATACTGAGAAAAAACCATAATAAGATGCCTGCTGCTCTTGCAGTAtctttctctaatttttctcaAACCATAACTCCACTAAACTTATAAGGAGCGTCAGAGGATTTACTATTGACACTTCAATGAACACAGGATGTTATCTCTCCACTTACAGCTATTGCCGAAGCAGCGAGTCCTGCCCGCTCTCTTGGATCTCTTTGATAATAGTTGCAGAAGTACAGTATTGTTGCAAAGTACCACATTGCAGGAAAAATAAATCCACCTAGGAAACTGCAAAAATGGAgaggcatgagagagagagagagagagagagagagggggagggagaggagggagaggggaaggaggagaagatggGAGGGAAGGGCAATGCGTACCAAAACCATCCAATTCCCCAGCCAAAATAAGGAAGAGGTTTATCATACATTCCCAACTGGTGATCTTCCACGCCCTTAGCGAGGGCATAGTGGCCTTTTGGCTTGCCTCCTCCATTAGCTAAAAGCTCTACACTCAAAGAAGAATCCCAGAAACTAATCAAAAGAAGAATTCCAGAAACTGATCAAAATTTATCTTGCCACAGATCGAAATCATGACAATCTTATGTATATTTTCATGTTAGCAAAGAATGTCTGGTACTTGCTTAGATGAAAGCAATTTTCCAGTATGTTTTCATGTTAGTGAAGAATGTCCGGTACTTGCTAAGATGATAGCAATTTTTCAGCCAGTATGCCTGAGGTTCACCATGGACACTAAGAGATGACAATGACAGTAGACAAATGCCACAGAGAAGTCACTAATCTGTATGAACATATTAGGTTAAGTGGTCTTCACAACAATTCCCCCAACTCCcctgtctctctcctctcctcttcgactgttatctttcttttctctgactctttatttctttctctggATGTGTGATTGTAATGAGACCTGTCTGCGACTCACATCAACCTTGTGCTCATATATTTCTACCAGTGAAAAACAGAGCAAGTGAGCTAAAACCCGACAAAAGTACAAATGGATAAAGGGAGTACTTTCGTCCATGATTTGACAGATCTGTATAGGAACGAGTTGATATCAAGTCTCCTAGGGGCCAACGTTTTCACCTCCAAGCACCTGCAACATAGGAGAGAAACTCTATGCTTGTTACCACATCCtgcagaaggaaaaaataataccaTACAACAACTACCAGTGAAGTCTATACGAGCTCCAAGTTTCGAAATTAAATATCAAACTACAtccaacataaaaagaagagaaaaagagagagagagactaagtaacatgacaatttcatgcaagtCAATACGGTTCTATAAAGAACTCTAAAAGTACAAAGCAGATCGCCACGACATACATGAGACATCTCTTGAAAAACTAAGGTGTCGATACATTATGCACCTAGTGTAATTTATCCTTCATtctgaccaaagaaaaaaaaacttcatcCTTTACAAAATCATCTTAAATGACAGTGTGAAATGGGAAATTGTAATAGATACGTCCGGTACAGATAAGACAGGAGCAGAATCATGTGCAGCCTGATGTTCATTTATGCATTTCCGTAGATTCACCATCCTCTATTCCAGAAACCCCAACAAAGCCGGCGCGATGGCCGAGCATCATTGAATTCTCATAAATTTTCATGCTAATGCACAGACAGATATAAACCCAGAATCCACAACTTATCTCCAATCTTAGCATAACAACTATAATCCGACCAAATCAAGAGGAACTCCGGTACAACGATGACCCGGCATCGATTTCGACCAGCGTCAAACACCAGAAACGAGCAGAGGCTCTCGAACATTCAACCGGAACACCAATCCGACGGGCACACCACAAACGATTACCCGCAAGATTGAAAATTTCGGCCAAAAAAACACAACCCATCAAGCAACGAATTCCCCAAACATCGCACGGGATCAAACCGAACTCGAACGGCACCTACCCATCACGGAATCCGAAACCAAGCTCTCACCTTCGGAGGAGAGACCAGAGGACGTGCGGAAAAGAGCGAAAAGCTCAGCCCTTTCTTGCCTTCGCAAGTACGTAAGGATGGTCCCTCCCTCGTCCCCACCAATCAACCCTGCAATAATGGGATTTGGTGGAAACACTGGAAAGCgttgaaagatgaaaactttatcTCTCCCCtcgtctccctccctccctctctctctctctctctctagaggcGAGAGAGGAGGTTTATACTATCTTCAGGGGAGGGAAGGAGACAGGAGAGAGGTTGAGTTCCGGTAATTCATCCATCCATCAATGGCAGCAAATCAAATTTGAGGAGCTAATCCTGCCGCGTCCCTTTAGCTTCTCAGGGCCGGAAAAGGGGACAACGACACCAAACGGTCTCCTAGCCTTTCTTAAACTTTTGACCAGGGTATAATTTGGTCCatatacttttaatttgtttaacatgGACTCTAAATTTTAGCATAATGtcatctttaatttttcaaatttgtttattatagtttatgaattttttatatgcATTCAATTTAATcactaaatattttaaaatattcaattttgtcGTTTTATTAATGGGTTCATAcataacattaaacatttttatatagcttGAGAACTAGATTGAACGTAAACCAAAATTTTAAGGGTAacatttgaataaattaaaattttcgaGACGATATTGTACATTTGAATAAAGTTTATATAAACTACaacgaataaattaaaaatttatgaaatgcaTTGCATGTTTGGTCCAAGTTTAgggattatttgtgtcattgtCATAAAAATTACTTCTTAAATTGTATTCTATTTCATGGGAGTGAATAGCAATTAAAATCCTTAGTTGTGGTTATTGTACGatataagaaatttttaaatgCATTATAATACcgagaagaaatgataaaaatcttaTAAATTAGTTAATAGGGAGAGTCACGTGAAACACTAAGACATTaactaattgtttttttttaactaattgttaaattgaaacatttgaagcatttctttttttaacaaaactTATAGCATTTAATTAGGCAAGCACGAACCCAGATTAAAAGATTAACGAGTGAACAGTACAAGAGTACTCCCTGTGTTTCTCTTAGAGGCGATCTTAaatatgggatttttttttttgggggcgaaTCTTAAATATGAGTTTGTTTTCATATTGTCATGTAGATTATGAAGTGACGTTTGATATATCCATCTTGTGACACTCAATTCTATTGGTTCGTGATCTAAATAGTATAATCACAAATTAAGTGATGTAACTGGTAATCTTCGAAAGGTGTTAGGTAccaatatatattaaaataagtCAAGATACAATGTTGATTATTGACTTTTTTTAGCGTGTCGGTAGACATGATTGTTTGGAAGAATCTTATGGGAAACAACAAAACATCATCGTCGGCTTTTGTGATAgatgaatttattctaaaaatgtcATATATTTAGATAACGAAGTCTAAATCACGATGGGTTCCGTGCTAGATGATAAATCAAGAGACTCTCTCTTAAATTCTTTTGGACTGTGCCTATTTTGGCGATCGATCTAAGCCACCTATTTATGGGCATGATAATTCTTGCTAAACAAGCGAAAGTAAAGTTAAAAATGTCAACAAtgaaatgaaagtaaaaaagaaaaatctccatTTAAGTATGTAAATTGAAATACTCCCCACATATAAAAGGCAATTGTATATTTAGGAGGCGAGTTAGATGCAAATTTTGATCCTTCAATTAAGGTACCAAAGAGAGCCGGTTGATATAGACTTACAATAATCAAGAAGAAATTATTTGTCGCTTTATTTAAGAGGGTAAAAGTTCATGAGAAAATTAAATATCACGCTGAGTAGATTTGAGCACCTCCGATCTTTAACCAAGATTTATAGCTAATCAAAGAAGCGTACAGGGTtgcacttttatttttgttcatgaacagattttctgtttttgttctcaccgaacaaaaaagaatagaaacgcgtttgtttgcgtttttttttccaaatctgttttttgttatcgggaacaaaagaagacagaaataagaaacaaaaaaaaactttcttgtttctagaacaattttaagaacaaatttttctttcctttattttcttctctttttttctttttatttattcttctttttctttggccggttgccaaccTCGGTCATGGCGAACTCGCtggagtgtcgccggcccccAGAGGTCGGCGTTGCCCAACCACGGAGCCTCGGGCTAGCCGAGGCCGTcgcgaagaagaaaaaaggaaaattaaaatttaaaaagaaaaataaataaaaaaggaaaaataaaattaaaaaattaaaaaaacaaaaaaaacacaaatttaccaaacatatttctattcttttatttgaataaGTTTATCACGCGTTTTTCGATTAAAAATTGTTATCaggaatagaaataatttttaatttcgttATCCAGCACTTTTTGAATAAAGCAAACAAACGCGTATAATGTATATAtccatatttttaaaattaatgtcTGTAAAtaagagatatatatatatatatatttatttatttatctttaacCGAGGACCTCAGTGAGAAAAGTTGAACTAGAAAGGGAATGGTGGcccatataaagaaaaaaaaccgccataattaaataataataataaaaaaggaccAACGCCTCGAGCGGGCGGGAGCTTCGAAAGCACAAAAGGCCGTCGTCTTCGACTCTTCGTAATCACAAGGACCCagatacagagagagagagagagagagagagagagagtctgcaAACTGCGCGTCCCGCGTCGCCGATCGCCGGGAGAATCGCCGCCGGCGAGATATGGGGAACCAGAAGCTGAAGtggacgaaggaggaggaggaggcgctCCTCGCCGGAATCGCCAAGCACGGCGCCGGCAAGTGGAAGAACATCCTCAAGGACCCCGAATTCGCCCCCGCCCTCGTCAATCGCTCCAACATCGACCTCAAGGTCGCTCTCCCTTCTcccttctcctcttttttttctgtgAACTTTCGGTGCTCGGACGCGTGCATTTCCTGGGTTTTTCTGTCCGGTGCTGATCCTCGACAAGGCGATAGCTTTTTCGACATTTGCGCTCGAGGTTTAAATGCGCGCTTCGGCGACAGAGACTCGTGTTCCTCGTCGCAGTGCAATGCGGGTGATTTTTGGCGTTTCTAGCGCAAGGAGTTTCGCGGTGTGCgggaaaattaaaattcgaatgGCGATCTTCGCTTCCGTGGAAAGTACTTGGCATCGCTCTCCGGCTGTTTTTCGGAAAGTTATCCGGGGCGGAACTAGGGGAAAGGGTATGAGTGTCTTTTATTTGAGCAAGAAAAGTTCCTTGATGGGTTTCAGGTTGAATTTCAAAGTTTGTGATGGTGCCGTCGAATCTGATGCAGCTGCGGTGTCGAATGTAGTTTTGGCAGCTTTAATTGAAGTTTGAAGGAGAGAATTGACTGTTGTGTTGATGAAACAGAATTTTAACTCTTCGAAAATACCTAGCACAATTTGGTCAATGGAAAAATTGGGTTATGACATTTTTGGTTTTCATTGCTTCTCGAAATTCTGAAACATGCCGTGCGTTGCGCGGGTCAATTTGAGAATCGATCATTATGTTAAGCCTTGTTCAATGCACTCGTATTGTTGCACAAAACTATATGTCGCTGTGAGCAAATATTTGATTGTCATGTTGCAGACTCATTTCATTTTTGCATTGTCAATAAGATTTTGATTTTACTCATCTTACCTTTAGATAAGTTGGGGATCTCTGTTGCCATATCAGCTTACTCTGGAGCTGTCGTAGACAACGCCCAATGTGTTGATATATTACTCTATTTATGAATTTATGCATAGCTGGATCAAATCAGCTCTGTCTGAGCTG
Protein-coding regions in this window:
- the LOC120293244 gene encoding uncharacterized protein LOC120293244, yielding MDEKLLANGGGKPKGHYALAKGVEDHQLGMYDKPLPYFGWGIGWFCFLGGFIFPAMWYFATILYFCNYYQRDPRERAGLAASAIAALICTVAVTIALAVILL